Proteins found in one Vallitalea okinawensis genomic segment:
- the spoVAD gene encoding stage V sporulation protein AD, whose product MDQYIGKQSIKFTNPPSILGAGSIVGPKEGKGPLRDYFDQVLQDDLWGEDTWEKAETKLVKESMKLALKHANKTIEDIRYIFAGDLLNQLVATTFAIREFNTPFFGLYGACSTMGESIQLASMAISGGFADYTLAATSSHFCGAEKQFRFPLEYGSQRPLTATWTVTGSGAVVLGKQGQGPFVTAITTGKIVDLGITDPMNMGAAMAPAAADTLVQHFKDLGTSPDDYDLIITGDLGSIGNQLMKELVEKEGYYLHQGFTDCGIEIFDANTQDTHAGGSGCGCSAVTLTGYLLQEMKNDKYKSILFIPTGALLSTLSTQQGESIPGIAHAVVIQKYKG is encoded by the coding sequence ATGGACCAATATATTGGGAAACAGAGTATCAAATTTACGAATCCTCCCTCTATTTTGGGAGCAGGTTCTATAGTAGGTCCTAAAGAAGGAAAAGGACCTTTAAGAGATTATTTTGATCAAGTACTTCAAGATGACCTTTGGGGTGAAGATACTTGGGAAAAAGCAGAAACGAAATTAGTTAAAGAGAGCATGAAACTGGCACTGAAACATGCTAATAAAACTATTGAAGATATACGTTATATATTTGCCGGTGATCTTCTTAATCAATTGGTGGCTACAACTTTTGCCATTAGGGAATTTAATACCCCTTTTTTTGGTTTATATGGGGCGTGTTCAACCATGGGCGAGTCGATTCAACTTGCCTCAATGGCTATCTCAGGTGGATTTGCTGATTATACATTGGCAGCAACCTCTAGTCATTTTTGTGGTGCAGAAAAGCAATTTCGTTTTCCTTTAGAGTATGGTAGTCAACGCCCGTTGACAGCGACATGGACAGTAACAGGGAGTGGGGCAGTAGTCTTAGGAAAACAGGGACAGGGACCTTTTGTAACAGCAATAACAACCGGCAAAATAGTGGATCTAGGAATAACAGATCCAATGAATATGGGAGCAGCAATGGCACCAGCTGCGGCAGATACTCTAGTCCAACATTTCAAGGACCTAGGAACTTCTCCAGACGACTATGATCTTATCATAACAGGGGATTTAGGTTCTATCGGGAATCAATTGATGAAAGAACTCGTAGAAAAAGAAGGGTACTATCTTCACCAAGGTTTCACAGACTGTGGCATAGAGATTTTTGATGCTAATACACAAGATACACATGCAGGTGGTAGTGGTTGTGGATGCTCTGCTGTTACATTGACTGGATATTTATTACAGGAGATGAAGAATGATAAGTATAAAAGTATACTGTTTATACCAACAGGAGCGCTATTAAGCACATTGAGTACACAGCAAGGTGAAAGTATACCTGGAATAGCTCATGCTGTTGTTATTCAAAAATATAAGGGGTGA
- the deoD gene encoding purine-nucleoside phosphorylase: protein MATPHIEAKKGEIAKTVLMPGDPLRAKFIAETFLENVKQFNQVRGMLGFTGTYKGREISVMGHGMGQPSVGIYSYELFKFYDVENIVRIGSCGAYSEDLDLYDVIIVEDAYSESSFAKVQCNEERDVLEPSQELTSRLEGIANDLNIPYKKGRIHSSDVFYSEDFKRFERLRDEKDCIAVEMESFALFNNANVLGKNAACVLTVSDHLVTHEETSSSERQTAFTKMMEIALELAE from the coding sequence ATGGCAACGCCACATATTGAAGCTAAAAAAGGTGAAATCGCAAAAACAGTATTAATGCCAGGAGATCCATTACGTGCAAAATTTATTGCTGAAACATTCTTAGAGAATGTAAAACAATTCAATCAAGTAAGAGGTATGCTTGGTTTTACGGGTACTTATAAAGGCCGTGAAATTTCTGTAATGGGCCATGGTATGGGTCAACCATCTGTTGGTATCTATTCTTATGAGTTATTCAAATTCTATGATGTAGAGAACATTGTTCGTATCGGTTCATGCGGTGCGTATTCCGAAGACTTAGACTTATACGATGTTATCATTGTTGAAGATGCTTACAGTGAGTCATCTTTTGCCAAAGTGCAATGTAATGAAGAGAGAGATGTGTTAGAGCCTTCTCAAGAATTAACTAGCCGTTTAGAGGGTATAGCGAATGATTTAAATATTCCATATAAAAAAGGTCGCATCCATTCAAGTGATGTATTTTATAGTGAAGACTTTAAGAGATTTGAACGACTTCGTGATGAAAAAGATTGTATTGCAGTTGAAATGGAATCTTTCGCGTTATTTAACAATGCAAATGTATTAGGTAAAAATGCTGCATGTGTACTAACAGTATCTGATCACTTAGTAACACATGAAGAAACAAGCTCATCAGAAAGACAAACAGCTTTTACTAAGATGATGGAAATCGCTTTAGAGTTAGCTGAATAA
- the spoVAC gene encoding stage V sporulation protein AC has protein sequence MVGKDQQKAKDYQTRVEQVSPKHNSWVNCFRAFLVGGTICCIGQFITDGLINYGFEKGEAATITSIVLVFFGALFTGLDIYDNIAKFAGAGTVVPITGFANSIVASAIEFKKEGYVFGVGSKMFTIAGPVIVYGVISSVAVGLIYLFMI, from the coding sequence GTGGTTGGAAAAGATCAACAAAAAGCAAAAGATTATCAAACCCGAGTAGAACAAGTATCCCCTAAACATAATTCATGGGTCAATTGTTTCAGAGCTTTTTTAGTTGGAGGTACTATCTGCTGTATAGGGCAGTTTATAACAGATGGACTAATTAATTATGGTTTTGAGAAAGGTGAAGCGGCTACAATAACAAGTATAGTACTCGTATTTTTTGGGGCATTATTTACAGGGTTAGATATTTATGATAACATAGCTAAATTTGCTGGAGCTGGTACAGTTGTACCAATAACAGGATTTGCTAATTCTATTGTAGCTTCTGCTATTGAGTTTAAAAAGGAAGGCTACGTTTTTGGAGTAGGTTCAAAAATGTTTACTATCGCTGGACCTGTTATTGTATACGGTGTTATATCATCGGTAGCTGTAGGATTAATATACTTATTTATGATTTAA
- a CDS encoding Gfo/Idh/MocA family protein, with translation MMKTYAFVGLGGRSRFFYNSLVKDYSDTSKVVAFCDVNQTRMNVANEAMKELGGEAVPTYRQYEFDKMIEEVKPDIVVVTSVDRTHHKYIIRAMELGCDVITEKPMTVDEEKCQEIIDTQKRTGKNVRVSFNYRYAPYNSKIRELIMNGAIGKVNSVHFEWLLNTSHGADYFRRWHRDKRNSGGLLVHKSTHHFDLVNFWIGSQPDTVFAFGDLMFYGRENAENRGVQGFYYRAQGSEAAKNDPFALHLEKSESHKKLYLEAEKEDGYLRDQSVFGDGINIEDTMGVIVRYKNKAILTYSLNAYMPWEGFRVMFNGDKGRIEMCVYEKVYVNGEGDSAQEGAVKGKEIIVYPMFGEPYKVDVEEAEGGHGGGDPILLKDIFSDEPSNDPLERAATHVDGAMSILTGIAANKAIATGMPVKVDTLVNF, from the coding sequence ATGATGAAGACTTATGCTTTTGTTGGTTTAGGTGGTCGTTCTCGATTTTTTTACAATTCTTTAGTTAAAGATTATAGTGATACAAGCAAAGTAGTAGCTTTTTGTGATGTTAATCAAACACGTATGAATGTTGCAAATGAAGCCATGAAAGAACTTGGTGGTGAAGCAGTACCAACATATCGACAGTATGAATTTGATAAAATGATAGAAGAAGTAAAACCAGATATAGTTGTAGTAACAAGTGTTGACCGTACCCATCATAAATATATTATTCGCGCAATGGAATTAGGCTGTGATGTTATCACTGAAAAGCCTATGACAGTAGATGAAGAAAAATGCCAAGAAATCATCGATACTCAAAAACGTACTGGAAAAAATGTAAGGGTTTCATTTAACTACCGTTATGCACCTTATAACTCAAAAATTCGTGAATTGATCATGAATGGTGCAATTGGTAAAGTAAACTCTGTGCATTTTGAATGGCTGTTAAATACAAGCCATGGTGCCGATTATTTCCGTAGATGGCATAGAGATAAACGTAACAGTGGTGGATTATTAGTACATAAATCAACTCACCATTTTGACTTGGTTAATTTCTGGATTGGATCTCAACCAGATACAGTATTTGCCTTTGGTGATCTTATGTTCTATGGAAGAGAAAATGCAGAAAATAGAGGAGTGCAAGGTTTCTATTACCGTGCACAAGGATCTGAAGCAGCTAAGAACGATCCATTTGCACTTCATTTAGAAAAGAGTGAAAGTCATAAGAAGCTTTACCTAGAAGCTGAAAAAGAAGATGGTTATTTAAGAGACCAAAGTGTCTTTGGCGACGGTATTAACATCGAAGATACAATGGGTGTTATCGTACGTTATAAGAATAAGGCTATCTTAACATACTCACTCAATGCTTATATGCCTTGGGAAGGTTTCAGAGTTATGTTCAATGGTGATAAAGGTCGTATTGAAATGTGCGTTTACGAAAAGGTATATGTTAATGGTGAAGGGGATTCAGCTCAAGAAGGTGCGGTCAAAGGTAAAGAAATCATTGTTTACCCAATGTTTGGTGAACCTTACAAAGTAGATGTTGAAGAAGCTGAAGGTGGCCATGGCGGTGGTGATCCTATCTTACTTAAAGATATCTTCAGTGATGAACCTTCAAATGACCCATTAGAGCGTGCAGCAACTCATGTAGATGGTGCCATGTCTATTCTTACAGGAATAGCAGCTAATAAAGCCATTGCTACTGGTATGCCAGTTAAAGTGGATACATTAGTAAATTTCTAA
- a CDS encoding transglycosylase domain-containing protein: MKYSNDSNNNDKKYKSKKKKTKHKSGLRRFFRILFIMILVIFFAGSGAALGLVTGIVKSTPPISANKITPEGFATIIYDDSGNEITRLSGAEANRIWVDIEDIPDKLEYAFIAIEDERFYTHSGIDLRAIMRAAVVNLQTRSISEGGSTITQQLIKYNVLTFDQTWVRKIQEQYLALTLEKDLSDKYGKEEAKNTILESYLNTINLANGAYGVQSAAEIYFGKNVGDLTVAESAVIAATANSPTLFDPLDNPEANTERASRILDKMYEQNYITADEYATAQKENVYENIKQIDLENQENATFNSYFVDAVIEDVLADFQEAGYSEDQAYNSIYRGGLTIYTTQDSNMQKITEEAMLNEELFPSEEFALLLDYRLSVTHADGEVEHMYNPVYTNPKENWGISLFKTEDEANAYIEAFKDEKLVDGDDIIAENKTLVPQPQASMVIMDYRTGEVKSLVGGRGEKKGNRTLNRATDTTRSPGSTFKPLAAYAPALDTAGYTPATVIDDVPFTIKEAYPKPYTPNNWYAHSGRTDWYWGLSTVRLGITQSMNILAVKTVYDIGIPTAFDYLENFGFTTLVDADKGYSLPLGGLTNGVTNLELTASYGTIANSGVYTEPILYTKVVDQNGNIILQNVPETHTVIKDTTAFLLTDMMVDVINHGTGSRADFDERSMPIAGKTGTAQNSKDLWLVAYTPYYVAGVWTGFDREMTIDDNSYHLELWQSVMEDIHIDKELPYKEFDQPPGITQAFVCTESGKLATELCQQDPRGSRARWEYFVAGAAPSEYCEVHVDAQICEDSDLFAREGYCPEESIKTRIYIKRPEDMRLNYDELDEKTLSRIVDVQYEFPSSLEGEYCNVHGPGMETEEEDSEFDLLDLLNGDDDDDTIFTPGNDDDDTNENNANDNPVDDNNNNDSLDDFFDLPSN, translated from the coding sequence ATGAAGTATTCCAATGACTCAAATAATAATGATAAAAAATATAAGTCTAAGAAAAAAAAGACTAAGCATAAAAGCGGATTGCGTCGTTTTTTTAGAATACTATTCATTATGATACTAGTTATTTTTTTCGCAGGATCTGGAGCTGCCTTAGGTTTGGTGACAGGTATTGTTAAATCAACACCACCTATCAGCGCCAATAAGATTACACCAGAGGGGTTTGCTACAATTATTTATGATGATAGTGGTAATGAAATCACACGCCTCAGTGGTGCCGAAGCTAATAGAATATGGGTTGACATTGAAGATATCCCAGATAAACTGGAGTATGCTTTTATCGCTATTGAAGATGAACGATTTTATACCCATAGCGGTATTGATCTAAGAGCCATCATGAGAGCTGCTGTTGTCAATCTTCAAACTCGTTCTATTAGCGAAGGTGGTAGTACCATCACACAGCAATTAATCAAGTATAATGTACTTACTTTTGACCAAACTTGGGTAAGAAAAATTCAAGAGCAATATCTTGCTTTGACTTTAGAAAAAGATTTATCCGATAAGTATGGTAAAGAAGAAGCTAAAAATACAATCTTGGAAAGTTACTTGAATACTATTAACCTAGCTAATGGAGCGTATGGTGTACAATCAGCTGCTGAGATATATTTTGGTAAGAATGTAGGGGATTTGACCGTTGCTGAGAGTGCTGTTATAGCAGCAACTGCAAATAGTCCAACATTATTTGACCCACTTGATAATCCGGAAGCCAATACTGAAAGAGCCAGTCGTATATTAGACAAAATGTATGAGCAAAATTATATAACAGCCGATGAGTATGCAACTGCCCAAAAGGAAAATGTTTATGAAAATATTAAACAAATAGATCTTGAAAACCAAGAAAATGCAACTTTTAATTCTTACTTTGTTGATGCTGTCATTGAAGATGTATTAGCTGATTTTCAGGAAGCTGGTTATTCAGAAGATCAAGCTTATAACAGTATTTATAGAGGTGGATTAACCATCTATACAACTCAAGATTCAAATATGCAAAAAATAACTGAAGAAGCTATGCTCAATGAAGAACTCTTTCCATCAGAGGAATTTGCCCTTTTACTTGATTATCGCTTATCTGTTACACATGCTGATGGTGAAGTTGAACACATGTACAACCCTGTGTATACGAATCCTAAAGAAAACTGGGGTATTAGCCTATTTAAGACTGAAGACGAAGCTAATGCTTATATTGAAGCCTTTAAAGATGAGAAACTGGTAGATGGTGATGACATTATTGCTGAAAATAAAACCTTAGTGCCTCAACCTCAAGCTTCAATGGTGATAATGGATTACAGAACAGGTGAAGTTAAGTCCTTAGTTGGAGGACGGGGTGAGAAAAAAGGTAATCGAACCTTAAACCGAGCTACAGATACAACCCGTTCACCGGGCTCTACTTTCAAGCCATTAGCAGCCTATGCACCAGCTCTTGATACTGCTGGGTATACACCTGCTACAGTCATTGATGATGTTCCTTTTACAATTAAAGAAGCTTATCCAAAACCCTATACACCGAATAACTGGTATGCTCATTCAGGTCGCACAGACTGGTATTGGGGTTTATCAACAGTTCGTTTGGGTATTACACAATCCATGAATATCCTAGCAGTTAAGACTGTTTATGATATTGGAATTCCTACAGCCTTTGATTATTTAGAGAACTTTGGCTTTACAACATTAGTTGATGCAGATAAAGGGTATTCATTACCTCTTGGAGGTTTAACCAATGGTGTAACAAACTTAGAACTTACTGCTTCATATGGTACAATTGCCAATAGTGGTGTTTATACAGAACCTATTCTCTATACAAAGGTAGTTGATCAAAATGGTAACATAATTTTGCAAAATGTACCAGAGACCCATACTGTCATCAAAGATACCACAGCTTTCTTACTAACGGATATGATGGTAGATGTGATCAATCATGGTACTGGTAGTAGAGCAGACTTTGATGAAAGATCCATGCCCATTGCTGGTAAGACAGGTACTGCACAAAATTCTAAAGATCTATGGCTTGTAGCCTATACTCCCTATTACGTAGCTGGTGTTTGGACAGGTTTTGATCGGGAAATGACCATCGATGACAACAGTTATCATCTTGAATTATGGCAATCCGTTATGGAGGACATCCATATCGATAAAGAATTGCCCTATAAGGAATTTGATCAACCACCTGGTATCACACAAGCTTTTGTATGTACTGAATCTGGTAAACTGGCTACTGAACTCTGCCAGCAAGATCCTAGAGGCAGTCGAGCACGTTGGGAATATTTTGTGGCCGGAGCAGCACCTTCAGAGTATTGCGAAGTACACGTTGATGCTCAAATCTGCGAAGACTCGGATTTATTTGCAAGAGAAGGCTATTGTCCTGAAGAATCCATTAAAACCAGGATATATATTAAAAGACCAGAAGATATGCGTCTTAACTATGATGAATTAGATGAAAAAACACTTAGCCGCATTGTAGATGTTCAGTATGAATTCCCATCAAGTCTGGAAGGTGAATATTGTAATGTCCATGGTCCGGGGATGGAAACTGAAGAAGAAGATTCTGAGTTTGACCTACTTGATCTACTCAATGGTGATGATGACGATGATACCATTTTTACACCTGGTAATGATGATGATGACACTAATGAAAACAATGCAAATGATAATCCAGTTGATGACAATAACAACAATGATTCATTAGATGATTTTTTTGATCTTCCATCCAACTAA
- the yunB gene encoding sporulation protein YunB, with translation MLRYNRRNIKGRKPKSKRKFNVMSILILFAVVLILYYFYYQFEASIMPSVLSMAEFKAKSIATAAINDAISETIEEYGIESRDLVTYIGDDQNNITSAQMNTILINALTADVIEKIDENLVEVQVYHLKVPLGNLTGSDLLANYGPIIEVMIMPIGTATIDYDREFRAAGINQLNHRVWLDINTEIQIVVPMATENIFINQKFVLVDEIFQGEVPPNYVNVPESNVLDVAPNGFTVP, from the coding sequence TTGCTAAGATATAATAGACGCAACATTAAGGGAAGAAAACCTAAAAGTAAAAGAAAATTCAATGTCATGTCTATCCTTATTCTGTTCGCTGTTGTTCTGATTCTTTACTATTTCTATTATCAATTCGAAGCGAGTATTATGCCTTCTGTTTTATCAATGGCAGAATTTAAGGCTAAGAGTATTGCTACGGCTGCTATAAATGATGCAATAAGTGAAACTATAGAAGAATACGGAATTGAGTCCAGAGATTTAGTTACATACATAGGTGATGATCAAAATAATATTACATCGGCACAGATGAATACCATACTGATCAATGCGTTAACGGCAGATGTTATTGAGAAAATAGATGAAAATTTGGTAGAGGTTCAGGTCTATCATTTAAAGGTACCATTAGGTAATTTAACAGGCTCGGATCTTTTAGCTAACTATGGACCTATTATAGAAGTGATGATTATGCCAATAGGTACAGCTACAATTGATTATGATAGAGAATTTCGTGCTGCAGGTATCAATCAACTTAATCATAGAGTATGGCTAGATATTAATACAGAAATACAGATCGTCGTTCCAATGGCGACAGAGAATATATTTATCAATCAAAAATTTGTTCTTGTGGATGAAATATTCCAAGGCGAAGTACCACCCAATTATGTTAATGTACCAGAGTCTAATGTATTAGATGTAGCTCCAAATGGATTTACAGTTCCTTAA
- the spoVAE gene encoding stage V sporulation protein AE, with protein MMYIKAFVVGGIICIIGQLLMDKTKLMPGRIMVLFVSSGAILTLFGLYGPLVDFAGAGATVPIVGFGYALGKGAMEAVQLSGFIGAFTGGLKATAGGLTAAILFGYLASIIFNPKAKE; from the coding sequence ATGATGTATATAAAGGCATTTGTTGTAGGTGGTATCATTTGTATTATTGGTCAACTTCTCATGGATAAAACAAAATTAATGCCAGGACGTATTATGGTCCTCTTTGTGAGTTCAGGTGCTATTCTGACACTCTTTGGGCTTTACGGTCCACTTGTTGATTTTGCTGGAGCTGGAGCTACAGTTCCTATTGTAGGTTTTGGTTATGCCTTAGGCAAGGGTGCTATGGAAGCTGTGCAATTAAGTGGTTTCATAGGTGCTTTTACTGGTGGTTTAAAAGCTACAGCAGGTGGTTTAACTGCAGCCATATTATTTGGATATTTAGCATCCATTATCTTTAATCCAAAAGCTAAAGAATAA
- a CDS encoding transglycosylase domain-containing protein, whose amino-acid sequence MNFSKDSNKKKEKEYKSNKKRTKNKIGLVFLRIIFIALLILLFAGVGAGVGIFSGIIKSTPPIDVNQITPEGYATIIYDDNTTEIARLSGAEANREWVDIEDIPDNLEHAFVAMEDERFYEHNGIDIQAIMRAVVVNLQSKSFSEGGSTMTQQLIKNNILTSEKTLVRKIQEQYLSLMLEKELEQKYGKEEAKDIILENYLNTLNLGHGAFGVQAAAKTYFGKDVSELTAAECAVLAAIAPNPTKYDPARNPENNQDRQEIIVEKMFEQGYITNSDYQIAKAEEVYKSIQIITDESEGKNSFNSYYIDAVIEQVIGDLVDLGYSESTATDMIYRHGLEIYTTQDQDIQNTMETAMLNEELFPEEDFWVQLDYRLSIQHENGDVEHTFIPVYKDPDDNKGVTLFKTEEEAYAYIETFKSEKMTETGKIIGESITLTPQPQASMVIMDYRTGEIKALVGGRGEKIGNRTWNRAIDSTRSPGSTFKPLAAYAPALDTAGYTPATIIDDVPFTVEEAYPKPYTPNNWYATSRRDDWYWGLSTVRLGITQSMNILAVKTVYDIGLPTAFDYLQNFGFTTLVEADKGYSLPLGGLTNGVTNFEITAAYGAIANGGVYTEPILYTKVVDQSGNIILENQPETHTVMKDTTAFLLTNMMEDVIKVGTGGRAAFEQISMPISGKTGTAQESKDLWFVGYTPYYVAGIWTGYDREMPILNNNYYHLDLWQAVMEKVHMDKELETQQFSRPSGITTAYICTESGQLATGLCEKDPRGSTARWEYFVAGTEPTEYCTVHVEAQICEDSGLFVREGYCPDDTIENKIFIQRPEDMRLNYEELDEETLAHIVDVQYEIPPSMEGEYCNVHGPGMETEEVLDFDLLDLFRRAEKDKQDKDNDKDNEDDD is encoded by the coding sequence ATGAATTTTTCCAAGGATTCCAATAAAAAGAAAGAAAAAGAATATAAATCAAATAAAAAGAGAACTAAGAATAAAATAGGATTAGTTTTCTTAAGAATTATCTTTATTGCGCTATTAATTCTATTGTTTGCTGGTGTAGGTGCAGGGGTAGGAATTTTCTCTGGCATTATAAAGTCAACACCACCTATCGACGTTAATCAAATCACACCTGAAGGCTATGCAACTATTATTTATGATGATAATACAACGGAAATCGCTCGCCTAAGCGGTGCTGAAGCTAATCGTGAGTGGGTCGATATTGAAGATATTCCTGATAATCTTGAGCACGCTTTTGTGGCTATGGAAGATGAACGCTTCTATGAACATAATGGTATTGATATTCAAGCTATCATGCGTGCTGTTGTTGTCAATTTACAAAGTAAATCCTTTAGCGAGGGTGGAAGTACCATGACACAGCAGCTGATTAAGAATAATATTCTTACATCTGAAAAGACTCTGGTACGTAAAATACAAGAGCAGTATTTATCACTCATGCTTGAAAAAGAACTTGAACAGAAATATGGTAAAGAAGAAGCTAAGGACATTATCCTTGAAAATTATCTAAACACATTAAATTTAGGTCATGGAGCTTTTGGGGTACAGGCTGCTGCTAAAACTTACTTTGGTAAAGACGTTAGCGAGCTAACTGCAGCCGAGTGCGCTGTACTTGCAGCCATTGCACCTAATCCAACTAAGTATGACCCAGCTAGAAACCCAGAGAACAATCAAGATAGACAAGAAATTATTGTAGAAAAAATGTTTGAACAAGGGTACATAACGAATTCAGATTATCAAATTGCAAAAGCTGAAGAAGTCTATAAGAGCATTCAAATTATTACAGATGAAAGTGAAGGTAAAAATTCCTTTAATTCCTACTATATAGATGCTGTTATCGAACAAGTGATTGGTGATTTAGTTGATTTAGGGTATTCTGAATCTACAGCAACAGATATGATTTATCGCCACGGTTTAGAAATTTATACGACCCAAGATCAAGACATTCAAAATACCATGGAAACAGCTATGCTCAATGAAGAACTTTTTCCTGAAGAGGATTTTTGGGTACAACTGGACTATCGTTTATCTATTCAACATGAAAATGGTGACGTAGAACATACCTTTATTCCTGTTTATAAAGATCCAGATGATAATAAAGGAGTAACTCTGTTCAAGACAGAAGAAGAAGCCTATGCTTATATCGAAACATTTAAATCAGAAAAGATGACTGAGACAGGTAAAATCATTGGAGAAAGTATAACCCTTACACCTCAGCCACAAGCTTCTATGGTAATTATGGATTACCGGACTGGTGAAATAAAAGCACTTGTTGGTGGTAGAGGTGAGAAAATCGGTAATCGAACTTGGAACAGAGCTATAGATTCTACACGTTCACCAGGTTCTACTTTCAAGCCATTAGCGGCTTATGCTCCTGCTTTGGATACTGCTGGCTATACACCAGCTACCATTATCGATGATGTTCCATTTACAGTAGAGGAAGCTTATCCAAAACCTTATACACCTAATAACTGGTATGCTACATCCAGAAGAGATGATTGGTATTGGGGCTTATCAACAGTGCGTTTAGGTATTACACAATCCATGAATATTCTAGCTGTCAAGACGGTTTATGATATTGGTTTACCAACAGCCTTTGACTATTTACAAAATTTTGGTTTTACTACTCTAGTAGAAGCTGATAAGGGTTATTCCTTACCTCTTGGAGGTTTAACCAATGGTGTAACCAACTTTGAGATAACTGCTGCCTACGGTGCCATTGCCAATGGTGGTGTTTATACAGAACCTATTTTGTATACTAAAGTCGTTGATCAAAGTGGCAATATTATATTAGAAAACCAACCTGAAACTCATACTGTTATGAAAGATACTACTGCTTTCTTATTAACAAATATGATGGAGGACGTTATTAAAGTAGGAACAGGTGGTAGAGCAGCTTTTGAACAAATATCTATGCCTATTTCCGGTAAAACTGGTACAGCACAAGAATCAAAAGACTTATGGTTTGTTGGCTATACACCTTATTATGTAGCAGGTATATGGACAGGTTACGATCGTGAGATGCCTATCCTAAATAACAACTATTACCATCTCGACTTATGGCAAGCTGTTATGGAAAAGGTTCATATGGATAAAGAGCTGGAAACTCAGCAATTTAGCCGACCTTCAGGTATTACAACTGCTTATATCTGTACAGAATCCGGCCAACTAGCTACGGGCCTTTGTGAAAAAGATCCACGTGGAAGTACTGCACGTTGGGAATACTTTGTTGCAGGAACAGAACCCACTGAATATTGTACCGTTCACGTAGAAGCGCAAATTTGTGAAGACTCTGGCTTATTTGTAAGAGAAGGTTATTGTCCAGATGATACAATTGAAAATAAGATTTTTATTCAACGACCAGAAGATATGCGCTTGAACTATGAGGAATTAGATGAAGAAACATTAGCACACATTGTAGATGTTCAATATGAAATACCACCAAGTATGGAAGGTGAGTATTGTAATGTTCATGGTCCAGGCATGGAAACTGAAGAAGTTCTTGACTTTGACTTACTTGACCTCTTCCGTAGAGCAGAAAAGGATAAGCAGGACAAAGATAATGATAAAGATAACGAAGACGATGATTAA
- a CDS encoding stage V sporulation protein AB produces the protein MILTILKYAAMIFIGFSSGVAIAGGVFAFITIIGIIPRLVQKTDTRKYIVLYENCIVLGGFLATLTFVFDVYLPLGIVAELIFGAFAGIFIGGLAVCLAETLDVLPIVSRRAKLKIGLQYFILSISLGKTIGSLIYFLYPGFIQFK, from the coding sequence ATGATATTAACAATATTAAAATATGCTGCGATGATTTTTATTGGGTTTAGTTCAGGAGTTGCAATTGCTGGTGGGGTTTTTGCATTTATCACTATCATTGGTATCATACCAAGACTAGTTCAAAAAACGGATACAAGAAAGTATATTGTACTCTATGAAAACTGTATTGTATTAGGCGGATTTTTAGCCACATTAACTTTTGTATTTGACGTTTATCTACCCCTTGGGATAGTAGCAGAACTTATATTTGGTGCATTTGCAGGAATATTTATTGGAGGATTAGCGGTTTGTTTAGCGGAGACCTTAGATGTCCTGCCTATCGTATCGAGAAGAGCAAAATTAAAGATAGGCTTGCAATACTTTATTTTAAGTATTTCATTAGGAAAAACTATTGGGTCTCTCATATATTTCTTATACCCAGGATTCATTCAATTTAAGTAG